A window of Castanea sativa cultivar Marrone di Chiusa Pesio chromosome 1, ASM4071231v1 contains these coding sequences:
- the LOC142613485 gene encoding uncharacterized protein LOC142613485 isoform X5, whose amino-acid sequence MLMESSLASSIEAARFFVCDCGKEDILCGWMPGTETWQMCSNCDKCPHGQCRKAESVIEEKENADSPSSLNFPRSYAQPSTVSTMSESYAPNFVYRRRKLRGNSIDMLSPQAAANTKRSADCLSVISSDAPSMAAKEQHVGSQVEPESRTVGSLLMVPLLCNKESHVLKSESINGCSVGEGHVSDAALKHTMQKILEVDSVNDSCSSSKSNLELVSASMTTEVDDTGECSSSSVMVTEVKGGQLSENDRCISILRSQGLVGRVLPTKSCDSAEDAGTSSGGSCSRSCKICGHLESTLNMLICDLCEEAFHVSCFNPHMKKIPTDEWFCYSCLKKKRKILKEIDTRKSPSIASEMGRCRHASAKGESNPIMLMLRDTEPYKTGVRAGKGFQAEVPDWSGAIIDDVNAISEPVELDPSECVTSHLWNFCKPYTLNSIGNWLQCREVIDGIGEGVNGTICGKWRRFSSKNPAKDANEL is encoded by the exons ATGTTGATGGAGAGTTCTCTTGCCAGCTCAATTGAAGCTGCTCGTTTTTTTGTATGTGATTGTGGGAAAGAAGATATCTTATGTGGTTGGATGCCTGGCACTGAAACTTGGCAGATGTGTTCGAATTGTGATAAATGCCCTCATGGTCAGTGCCGAAAAGCTGAATCAGTGATAGAGGAAAAAGAGAATGCTGATAGTCCAAGTTCCTTAAATTTTCCAAGAAGTTATGCGCAGCCATCAACTGTTAGTACAATGTCTGAAAGTTATGCACCAAATTTTGTATATAGGCGAAGGAAGCTACGTGGAAATTCAATCGACATGCTTTCACCTCAGGCTGCAGCAAACACAAAGAGAAGTGCTGATTGCCTTTCGGTCATAAGTTCTGATGCACCTTCCATGGCAGCCAAGGAGCAACATGTGGGTTCTCAAGTTGAGCCTGAAAGTCGGACTGTTGGATCACTCCTCATGGTGCCTCTTTTATGCAATAAAGAGTCCCATGTTTTAAAGTCAGAATCTATCAATGGCTGTTCAGTTGGTGAAGGGCATGTTTCTGATGCAGCACTCAAACATACCATGCAAAAGATTTTAGAGGTTGACAGTGTGAATGACAGTtgctcatcatcaaaatcaaatttggaACTTGTTTCAGCTTCCATGACAACTGAAGTGGATGACACTGGTGAATGCTCCTCATCAAGTGTAATGGTTACGGAGGTCAAGGGGGGACAACTTTCAGAAAATGATAGATGCATTTCTATACTCAGAAGCCAGGGGCTGGTTGGAAGAGTTTTGCCTACGAAGTCTTGTGATTCTGCTGAAGATGCTGGTACTAGTAGTGGAGGCAGCTGTTCCCGGTCATGCAAGATTTGTGGCCATTTAGAATCTACACTGAACATGCTTATCTGTGATCTTTGTGAAGAGGCATTTCATGTGTCTTGCTTCAATCCGCATATGAAGAAAATACCGACTGATGAATGGTTTTGTTATTCTTGTTTGAAAAAGAAGCGTAAGATTCTAAAGGAAATAGATACCAGAAAATCACCAAGCATTGCTAGTGAAATGGGCAGGTGTAGACATGCATCAGCTAAAGGTGAATCAAATCCAATTATGTTGATGTTAAGAGACACTGAACCATACAAGACAGGTGTCCGGGCTGGTAAAGGTTTTCAAGCAGAAGTTCCTGACTGGTCAGGTGCAATAATTGA TGACGTCAATGCCATCAGCGAACCAGTGGAATTGGATCCTTCGGAGTGTGTTACTTCTCAT TTGTGGAACTTCTGCAAGCCTTATACACTTAACTCCATAGGTAATTGGCTTCAGTGTCGAGAAGTTATAGACGGCATAGGAGAAGGTGTCAATGGAACTATATGTGGAAAGTGGCGCAG
- the LOC142613485 gene encoding uncharacterized protein LOC142613485 isoform X2 has product MLMESSLASSIEAARFFVCDCGKEDILCGWMPGTETWQMCSNCDKCPHGQCRKAESVIEEKENADSPSSLNFPRSYAQPSTVSTMSESYAPNFVYRRRKLRGNSIDMLSPQAAANTKRSADCLSVISSDAPSMAAKEQHVGSQVEPESRTVGSLLMVPLLCNKESHVLKSESINGCSVGEGHVSDAALKHTMQKILEVDSVNDSCSSSKSNLELVSASMTTEVDDTGECSSSSVMVTEVKGGQLSENDRCISILRSQGLVGRVLPTKSCDSAEDAGTSSGGSCSRSCKICGHLESTLNMLICDLCEEAFHVSCFNPHMKKIPTDEWFCYSCLKKKRKILKEIDTRKSPSIASEMGRCRHASAKGESNPIMLMLRDTEPYKTGVRAGKGFQAEVPDWSGAIIDDVNAISEPVELDPSECVTSHLWNFCKPYTLNSIGNWLQCREVIDGIGEGVNGTICGKWRRAPLSEVQTDDWECFHSFLWDPTHADCAVPQELETDQVLKQLKYIQMET; this is encoded by the exons ATGTTGATGGAGAGTTCTCTTGCCAGCTCAATTGAAGCTGCTCGTTTTTTTGTATGTGATTGTGGGAAAGAAGATATCTTATGTGGTTGGATGCCTGGCACTGAAACTTGGCAGATGTGTTCGAATTGTGATAAATGCCCTCATGGTCAGTGCCGAAAAGCTGAATCAGTGATAGAGGAAAAAGAGAATGCTGATAGTCCAAGTTCCTTAAATTTTCCAAGAAGTTATGCGCAGCCATCAACTGTTAGTACAATGTCTGAAAGTTATGCACCAAATTTTGTATATAGGCGAAGGAAGCTACGTGGAAATTCAATCGACATGCTTTCACCTCAGGCTGCAGCAAACACAAAGAGAAGTGCTGATTGCCTTTCGGTCATAAGTTCTGATGCACCTTCCATGGCAGCCAAGGAGCAACATGTGGGTTCTCAAGTTGAGCCTGAAAGTCGGACTGTTGGATCACTCCTCATGGTGCCTCTTTTATGCAATAAAGAGTCCCATGTTTTAAAGTCAGAATCTATCAATGGCTGTTCAGTTGGTGAAGGGCATGTTTCTGATGCAGCACTCAAACATACCATGCAAAAGATTTTAGAGGTTGACAGTGTGAATGACAGTtgctcatcatcaaaatcaaatttggaACTTGTTTCAGCTTCCATGACAACTGAAGTGGATGACACTGGTGAATGCTCCTCATCAAGTGTAATGGTTACGGAGGTCAAGGGGGGACAACTTTCAGAAAATGATAGATGCATTTCTATACTCAGAAGCCAGGGGCTGGTTGGAAGAGTTTTGCCTACGAAGTCTTGTGATTCTGCTGAAGATGCTGGTACTAGTAGTGGAGGCAGCTGTTCCCGGTCATGCAAGATTTGTGGCCATTTAGAATCTACACTGAACATGCTTATCTGTGATCTTTGTGAAGAGGCATTTCATGTGTCTTGCTTCAATCCGCATATGAAGAAAATACCGACTGATGAATGGTTTTGTTATTCTTGTTTGAAAAAGAAGCGTAAGATTCTAAAGGAAATAGATACCAGAAAATCACCAAGCATTGCTAGTGAAATGGGCAGGTGTAGACATGCATCAGCTAAAGGTGAATCAAATCCAATTATGTTGATGTTAAGAGACACTGAACCATACAAGACAGGTGTCCGGGCTGGTAAAGGTTTTCAAGCAGAAGTTCCTGACTGGTCAGGTGCAATAATTGA TGACGTCAATGCCATCAGCGAACCAGTGGAATTGGATCCTTCGGAGTGTGTTACTTCTCAT TTGTGGAACTTCTGCAAGCCTTATACACTTAACTCCATAGGTAATTGGCTTCAGTGTCGAGAAGTTATAGACGGCATAGGAGAAGGTGTCAATGGAACTATATGTGGAAAGTGGCGCAG